A single Gammaproteobacteria bacterium DNA region contains:
- a CDS encoding DUF547 domain-containing protein yields MHGQRLMLSLLVLFPLTTPAFAEFDQQYRNYAALLGAHVHWTDEGHASTVDYQTLAADRASLKAVLDALSSVSESQFSAWSQADRKAFLINAYNAFTVELILSRYPDLESIRDLGGLFSSPWKKSFVPLLGGTRSLDWIEHERLRANYSDARIHFAVNCASLGCPALRPEPYRGDRLEAQLDDARDRFLGDHARNRFDAERGVLSVSPIFKWYREDFEHAAGSLEAWLGQHAEVLAEDAASQRGLKADEFTLEFGDYDWTLNDAS; encoded by the coding sequence ATGCACGGACAGCGACTGATGCTGTCGCTCCTGGTTCTGTTCCCGCTGACAACGCCGGCCTTCGCGGAATTCGACCAGCAATACCGGAACTACGCCGCGCTGCTGGGCGCCCACGTGCATTGGACCGATGAGGGGCACGCCAGCACCGTGGATTACCAGACCTTGGCCGCAGACCGCGCCTCGTTGAAAGCGGTTCTGGACGCACTGTCATCGGTCAGCGAATCGCAGTTTTCGGCGTGGTCGCAAGCCGATCGGAAAGCATTCCTGATTAATGCCTATAACGCTTTCACGGTCGAGCTGATCCTCAGCCGCTATCCGGACTTGGAATCGATCCGCGATCTCGGCGGTCTGTTCAGCTCGCCCTGGAAAAAGTCGTTTGTACCGCTGCTCGGCGGGACACGAAGTCTGGACTGGATCGAGCATGAGCGGCTGCGGGCAAACTACTCGGACGCGCGCATTCACTTCGCGGTGAACTGCGCCTCGCTGGGCTGTCCGGCGCTGCGCCCCGAACCGTATCGCGGAGACCGGCTCGAAGCCCAGCTTGACGATGCCCGCGATCGCTTTCTCGGCGATCACGCACGTAACCGCTTTGATGCGGAAAGAGGCGTACTGAGCGTTTCGCCGATCTTCAAGTGGTATCGGGAAGACTTCGAGCACGCGGCGGGTAGCCTGGAAGCCTGGCTGGGGCAACACGCAGAAGTATTGGCCGAGGATGCAGCGTCGCAGCGAGGCCTGAAGGCCGACGAATTCACGCTCGAGTTCGGCGACTACGACTGGACCCTGAACGACGCATCCTGA
- a CDS encoding acyl-CoA dehydrogenase, translated as MSFALSEDQLMIRDVAEGFLAERSDSHAIRRAGESETGFDSALWERIGAELGWCALPVAEVDGGLGLGPVEMVLTLEAMGRHLLCSPYFATVCLGANLIDAVATSEARQRVLPDVAGGVRRLAVPVPTLEWGATGHAVSACRAGDQWMLNGQLARVVDGASADCLLVLALADGEDRPGLFAVRVETPGLAVTPLDTWDRTRRFADVELRNVLVSQHDRLDDPARSQAGFRLASARARLYLAAELLGGAQRCLDLTLAHVMERKQFGRTIASFQAVKHRCAEMMVRVEALRSAVFGAAKVLEGQPPLHELMNECSMARALASETAFFCAQEAIQLHGGVGFTWEYDPQLHFKRAQASTHWFGTTEALREALANTLLEDSPPAVAGEGAAHDRPASRGSPDEAFRAEVAAWMHQHLCGDFEALRFRGGPGDEEAFPELRKAWERELAAGGWTCVGWPQSTGGRGLSIEQQVIFHEEYARAGGPGRLGHIGEGLIGPTLIRFGSPGQKERFLPGILSGREFWAQGYSEPSAGSDLANVQTRCWQDDDGNWRVRGQKIWTSLAHQSDWIFVLARSEPGSRGRYGLSFLLLPLDQPGIEIRGIRQLSGSAEFNEVFFDGALAQAGHLIGQPGEGWAVAMGLLEAERGVSTLGQQMHFAHELDLVIQAARASGRSHDPIVRQRIAAAWGGLRVMRYNALRMLAGGDDLKLPREALIYKYYWSNWHRDLGKLAADVLGPLADVVSDDPAIRPLQQLFFFSRADTIYAGTNEIQLNLIAERGLGMPREVRPSA; from the coding sequence ATGTCGTTCGCGCTGAGCGAGGATCAGCTGATGATCCGCGATGTGGCCGAGGGCTTCCTCGCCGAGCGTTCGGATTCGCACGCGATTCGCCGCGCCGGCGAGAGTGAAACCGGTTTCGATTCAGCGCTGTGGGAACGCATCGGTGCCGAACTGGGCTGGTGCGCTCTGCCGGTCGCCGAAGTCGACGGCGGGCTCGGTCTGGGCCCGGTGGAAATGGTGCTGACGCTGGAAGCGATGGGACGTCATCTGCTGTGTTCGCCGTACTTCGCCACGGTATGCCTCGGCGCCAACCTGATCGACGCCGTCGCCACCAGCGAGGCCCGGCAGCGCGTTCTGCCCGACGTGGCCGGGGGTGTACGCCGCCTGGCGGTGCCGGTGCCGACGCTGGAGTGGGGCGCCACCGGCCACGCCGTATCCGCCTGCCGGGCCGGCGATCAATGGATGCTCAATGGCCAGCTCGCGCGCGTGGTCGATGGCGCCAGTGCCGATTGCCTGCTGGTCCTTGCCCTGGCCGATGGCGAGGACCGTCCGGGGCTGTTTGCGGTCCGGGTTGAAACGCCTGGTCTGGCGGTGACGCCGCTCGATACCTGGGACCGCACGCGGCGATTCGCCGATGTGGAGCTGAGAAACGTGCTCGTGTCACAGCACGACCGGCTGGATGATCCGGCCCGCAGCCAGGCCGGATTCCGGCTGGCTTCGGCGCGAGCACGCCTGTATTTGGCCGCCGAGCTACTCGGCGGCGCGCAGCGCTGCCTCGATCTGACGCTGGCCCATGTGATGGAGCGCAAGCAGTTCGGCCGCACGATCGCCTCGTTTCAGGCGGTCAAGCATCGCTGTGCCGAAATGATGGTGCGCGTGGAGGCGCTGCGTTCTGCGGTGTTCGGCGCGGCCAAGGTCTTGGAAGGCCAGCCGCCGCTGCACGAGCTGATGAACGAATGTTCGATGGCGCGGGCCCTGGCGTCCGAGACCGCGTTCTTCTGTGCTCAGGAAGCGATTCAGTTGCACGGTGGCGTCGGCTTCACCTGGGAATACGACCCGCAGCTCCACTTCAAGCGCGCCCAGGCGAGCACGCACTGGTTCGGTACCACCGAAGCCCTGCGCGAGGCCCTTGCGAACACCCTGCTGGAGGACAGTCCGCCTGCGGTCGCGGGCGAGGGGGCGGCCCACGACAGGCCGGCATCGCGCGGGAGTCCCGACGAGGCCTTCCGCGCCGAAGTGGCCGCATGGATGCACCAGCACCTGTGCGGCGATTTCGAGGCCCTGCGCTTTCGCGGCGGTCCGGGTGACGAGGAAGCCTTTCCCGAGCTGCGCAAGGCCTGGGAGCGCGAACTGGCGGCCGGCGGCTGGACCTGCGTCGGCTGGCCGCAATCGACCGGAGGACGCGGACTGTCGATCGAACAGCAGGTGATCTTTCACGAGGAATATGCACGCGCCGGCGGGCCGGGGCGGCTGGGACATATCGGCGAAGGACTGATCGGACCGACCCTGATCCGCTTCGGCAGCCCCGGGCAGAAGGAGCGCTTTCTGCCCGGCATCCTGTCCGGTCGCGAGTTCTGGGCGCAGGGTTACTCCGAGCCGTCCGCTGGCTCCGATCTGGCCAACGTGCAGACGCGTTGCTGGCAGGACGACGACGGCAACTGGCGCGTGCGGGGTCAGAAGATCTGGACTTCGCTGGCGCATCAATCCGATTGGATATTCGTGCTCGCGCGCAGCGAGCCGGGCAGCAGGGGCCGATACGGGCTGAGCTTTCTGTTGCTGCCGCTGGATCAGCCCGGCATCGAAATCAGAGGGATCCGGCAACTGTCCGGCAGCGCCGAGTTCAACGAGGTGTTCTTCGACGGTGCGTTGGCGCAGGCCGGGCATCTGATCGGCCAGCCCGGCGAAGGTTGGGCTGTGGCGATGGGGCTGCTCGAAGCCGAACGCGGTGTATCGACGCTGGGGCAGCAGATGCATTTCGCGCACGAACTGGATCTGGTGATCCAGGCGGCCCGGGCCAGCGGACGCTCGCACGACCCGATCGTCCGCCAGCGGATCGCCGCCGCCTGGGGCGGCCTGCGCGTGATGCGCTACAACGCCTTGCGCATGCTGGCCGGCGGGGATGATCTGAAGCTCCCGCGCGAGGCCCTGATCTACAAATACTACTGGTCCAACTGGCACCGCGACCTGGGCAAGCTCGCCGCCGACGTGCTGGGGCCGCTGGCCGACGTGGTGTCGGACGATCCGGCGATCCGGCCCTTGCAGCAGCTGTTCTTCTTCTCGCGCGCCGACACCATCTATGCCGGCACCAACGAGATCCAGTTGAACCTGATCGCCGAGCGCGGTCTGGGCATGCCGCGCGAGGTGCGCCCTTCAGCGTAG
- a CDS encoding DUF1223 domain-containing protein, whose product MRYPNGPVPIRAGRIGTAAMLMILLSALSAPLSARDTPVVVELFTSESCSSCPPADAWLGEIRNEDGVIALSYHVDYWNNLGWVDQQSTPEFTQRQRDYAARLGVGVFTPQLIVDGRYSAVASRKRETRAAMKRADREDAMVPTRLQSTADGLLLTVDEAPDGLRGASAGLWLMSFEPEVATDIGRGENRGRRIRYYNVVRSMRHLGDWNGEPLSQSISLQLDETGRGLAVLLQADTGAVLGAGLGP is encoded by the coding sequence ATGCGATATCCGAACGGTCCCGTGCCGATTCGCGCAGGCCGAATCGGCACGGCAGCGATGCTGATGATCTTGCTGAGCGCTTTGAGCGCACCGTTATCGGCGCGCGACACGCCAGTGGTGGTGGAATTGTTCACCTCCGAAAGCTGTTCGTCCTGCCCGCCGGCCGACGCCTGGCTGGGTGAGATTCGGAACGAGGACGGTGTGATCGCGCTGTCGTATCACGTCGACTACTGGAACAACCTGGGCTGGGTCGACCAGCAGTCCACACCCGAATTCACGCAGCGCCAGCGCGACTACGCGGCAAGGCTCGGCGTGGGTGTGTTCACGCCACAGCTGATCGTCGATGGCCGTTACAGCGCCGTGGCTTCGCGAAAGCGCGAAACACGCGCCGCGATGAAGCGCGCCGACCGCGAGGATGCGATGGTGCCGACACGCCTGCAATCCACTGCCGACGGCCTGCTGCTCACGGTCGATGAGGCGCCGGATGGGCTGCGCGGTGCCTCGGCGGGGCTGTGGCTGATGAGCTTCGAACCCGAAGTCGCCACCGATATCGGTCGCGGAGAAAACCGCGGTCGTCGCATCCGCTACTACAATGTGGTTCGCAGCATGCGGCATCTGGGCGATTGGAACGGTGAACCCTTGAGTCAGTCCATCAGTTTGCAGCTGGACGAAACCGGGCGCGGCCTCGCGGTCCTGCTGCAGGCCGATACCGGCGCGGTGCTGGGCGCGGGCCTGGGGCCGTGA
- a CDS encoding rhomboid family intramembrane serine protease yields the protein MRSSPLTYALLISNILIFGLQTQVRDGLMRTFALWPLGAGFEPWQIVSSAFLHGSTLHLAANMFGLWMFGRDVEQAVGSVRFAWLYAASVLTASFAQLVVTSAAGDAVPTVGASGGLFGLLAAFAMLFPKRKLIFLLFPMPLPAPVFVSIYAAFELYSGIQGTMSGVAHFAHLGGLVGGILVLLHWRRQARAGSSGPR from the coding sequence ATGAGAAGTTCTCCGCTCACCTATGCGCTGCTGATCAGCAACATCCTCATTTTCGGCTTGCAGACCCAGGTCCGCGACGGCCTGATGCGGACTTTCGCGCTGTGGCCGCTGGGCGCCGGTTTCGAGCCCTGGCAGATCGTCAGCAGCGCCTTCCTGCACGGCAGCACCCTGCATCTGGCCGCGAACATGTTCGGTCTGTGGATGTTCGGCCGCGATGTGGAGCAGGCCGTCGGTTCCGTCCGCTTTGCCTGGCTCTATGCGGCCAGCGTGCTGACCGCCAGCTTCGCGCAATTGGTGGTGACCAGCGCGGCCGGCGATGCGGTGCCTACGGTGGGCGCCTCCGGCGGCCTGTTCGGCCTGCTGGCGGCGTTCGCGATGCTGTTCCCCAAGCGCAAGCTGATTTTCCTGCTGTTTCCCATGCCCTTGCCGGCGCCGGTCTTCGTCTCGATCTATGCGGCTTTCGAGCTGTATTCCGGGATTCAGGGCACGATGTCCGGCGTCGCCCATTTCGCCCACCTCGGCGGCTTGGTCGGCGGCATTCTGGTGTTGCTGCACTGGCGCAGGCAGGCGCGCGCAGGGTCATCAGGGCCGCGCTAA
- a CDS encoding TetR/AcrR family transcriptional regulator — translation MPVSPEKKRQTHQRIVSTAAREFRQHGLNGIGVADLMRAAGLTHGGFYAHFASKDELIAEAITAARSEAGECLHQSLEEHHDPTALQRFIKSYLSPLHVRSPAQGCLFASLGGELGRQSEQGRAAATLRIEDHVEMLSAAIAAADEDESAGESRQQAMGLLAALVGAVVLARAVDSEALSGEILRSTRQFIANGLAADTPGK, via the coding sequence ATGCCGGTTTCTCCGGAAAAGAAGCGACAGACGCACCAACGCATCGTCAGCACCGCGGCCCGGGAATTTCGCCAACACGGCCTCAACGGCATTGGCGTAGCCGACCTTATGCGTGCGGCCGGCCTTACGCACGGCGGGTTCTATGCACACTTTGCCTCGAAGGACGAGTTGATCGCGGAAGCGATCACCGCCGCGCGCAGCGAAGCTGGCGAATGTCTGCACCAGTCGCTTGAGGAACACCATGATCCGACAGCGCTGCAGCGTTTCATCAAGTCCTACCTGTCGCCCTTGCATGTACGGTCACCGGCACAAGGCTGCCTATTCGCGTCACTGGGTGGGGAACTGGGCAGGCAGTCGGAACAGGGCCGCGCCGCCGCCACGCTTCGGATCGAAGACCATGTTGAGATGCTCAGCGCCGCCATAGCGGCTGCCGATGAAGATGAAAGTGCTGGCGAGTCGCGCCAGCAGGCGATGGGCTTGCTGGCGGCGTTGGTCGGCGCCGTGGTGCTGGCACGTGCCGTGGACAGCGAGGCGCTCTCCGGTGAAATCCTGAGGTCCACTCGGCAATTCATCGCGAACGGGCTGGCGGCAGATACACCCGGCAAATAG
- a CDS encoding SDR family NAD(P)-dependent oxidoreductase, translated as MGICDKRTIIVTGAGAGLGRAHALALAAEGAAVLVNDIKTEAAQAVADEIQEAGGQAIANHDDITSMDGARDIVASAVSAFGEVHGVVNNAGIVRDRMFASLSEADWDAVIKVHLKGHFCITSTLVQRWRDAAKAGNKLDARIVNTSSGAGLQGSVGQSNYVAAKGGIASLTLVQAAELGRYGITANAFAPAARTGMTETVFADQMKKPDAGFDYYAPENVSPLVVWLCSPLSAHVSGRVFEVEGGKLSVADGWRSGPSRDKGARWNPAELSEVVDALIDEAVPPQKVYGT; from the coding sequence ATGGGTATTTGCGACAAGCGGACCATCATCGTCACCGGTGCCGGCGCCGGCCTGGGGCGTGCGCACGCACTGGCGCTGGCGGCCGAGGGCGCGGCGGTGCTGGTCAACGACATCAAGACCGAGGCGGCGCAGGCGGTCGCCGACGAGATACAGGAGGCGGGCGGCCAGGCCATCGCCAATCATGACGACATCACCTCGATGGACGGCGCGCGCGACATCGTCGCATCGGCGGTCTCGGCCTTCGGCGAGGTGCACGGCGTGGTCAACAACGCCGGCATCGTGCGTGACCGCATGTTCGCCAGTCTCAGCGAAGCCGACTGGGATGCCGTGATCAAGGTGCACCTCAAGGGCCATTTCTGCATCACCAGCACACTGGTTCAGCGTTGGCGCGACGCCGCCAAGGCCGGCAACAAGCTCGATGCGCGTATCGTCAACACCAGTTCGGGCGCCGGCCTTCAGGGCTCGGTCGGGCAGAGCAACTACGTCGCCGCCAAGGGCGGCATCGCCTCGCTGACGCTGGTGCAGGCGGCCGAGCTGGGGCGTTACGGCATCACCGCCAATGCCTTCGCGCCGGCGGCGCGCACCGGCATGACCGAAACCGTGTTCGCCGATCAGATGAAAAAGCCCGATGCCGGCTTTGACTACTACGCGCCCGAGAACGTGTCGCCGCTGGTGGTGTGGCTGTGCAGCCCCTTGTCGGCCCATGTGAGCGGACGCGTGTTCGAGGTCGAGGGCGGCAAGCTGTCGGTGGCGGACGGCTGGCGCAGCGGACCGTCGCGTGACAAGGGCGCGCGCTGGAACCCCGCCGAACTGAGCGAGGTGGTCGACGCCTTGATCGACGAGGCGGTCCCGCCGCAAAAGGTCTACGGAACCTGA
- a CDS encoding AraC family transcriptional regulator yields the protein MNAPEMRIKEIRSEPIEDILETVLNGYQLRVEIVSETIYCGSWYDDERQTQRGQFHLIGAGECEVTGPMLSHPHLLRGGDLAIFPHGTRHRLAAAPGNANKADSYTSMLCGELEFINGSRNPVLNALPECLIVNAHDGGESFRKLSEVLGQFARDPRLGQRIVMNKLADSLFTLAVCEYAHGASDPRGIFAALADRHLARALDAIHRRPGESWTLDGLAQLAGMSRSAFAQHFTEVMQMPPIAYLTAWRVTQAKQLLRERRLSVAAIAERMGYKSEAAFRKLFKRIEGVGPGKIRSEARSGESSEHPPVER from the coding sequence GTGAACGCCCCCGAGATGCGGATCAAGGAGATCCGCAGCGAGCCCATCGAGGACATTCTGGAAACCGTGCTCAACGGCTATCAGCTGCGCGTGGAGATCGTCTCGGAAACGATTTATTGCGGCTCCTGGTACGACGACGAGCGGCAGACCCAGCGCGGACAGTTTCATCTGATCGGTGCCGGGGAGTGCGAGGTGACCGGCCCGATGCTGTCGCATCCGCACCTGCTGCGCGGCGGTGATCTGGCGATATTCCCGCACGGTACACGCCACCGTCTGGCCGCCGCGCCCGGTAACGCCAACAAGGCGGATAGCTATACCTCCATGCTCTGCGGTGAGCTCGAATTCATCAACGGCAGCCGCAATCCGGTGCTCAACGCCTTGCCCGAATGCCTGATCGTGAATGCGCACGACGGCGGCGAATCGTTCCGCAAACTGTCGGAAGTGCTCGGCCAGTTCGCGCGCGATCCGCGCCTGGGCCAGCGCATTGTCATGAATAAGCTGGCGGACAGTCTGTTCACGCTGGCGGTCTGCGAATACGCGCATGGCGCGAGCGATCCACGTGGAATCTTCGCGGCCCTGGCGGATCGTCATCTGGCGCGTGCGCTGGATGCGATTCATCGCCGCCCCGGAGAGTCCTGGACGCTGGACGGACTGGCGCAGCTCGCCGGCATGTCCCGCTCCGCCTTCGCGCAGCATTTCACCGAAGTGATGCAGATGCCGCCGATTGCCTACCTGACGGCCTGGCGCGTGACCCAGGCCAAACAGCTGCTGCGTGAGCGCCGACTGTCCGTGGCCGCCATCGCCGAGCGTATGGGCTACAAGAGCGAAGCCGCATTTCGCAAGCTGTTCAAGCGCATCGAAGGGGTGGGTCCCGGCAAGATTCGATCCGAGGCCAGATCCGGCGAAAGCAGCGAGCATCCGCCGGTCGAGCGCTGA
- a CDS encoding acetyl-CoA C-acetyltransferase produces the protein MPEAYIVDAIRTPVGKRRGSLSQIHGADLGAHIIKALVDRHGIPAEDYDDVVFGCLDAIGPLAGNIARTCWLAAGLPLTVPGVTVDRQCGSSQQALHFAAQGVMSGTQDVVIAGGVQTMSQIPISSAMIAAQPLGFDDPFSGSKGWVERFGPELVTQFRGAEMIADKWDISREAMEQFSLESHRRARAAIAEGRFKNEIVPLAGLDHDETTRETSLEKMATLEPLSPGGRLTAAVSSQTCDGASALLVVSETALKRYGLTPRARVHHMSVLGDDPIMMLTAPIPATRHALKKAGMRMADIDRVEINEAFAPVVLAWLKEIDYPHERTNVNGGAIALGHPLGATGAKLMATLLNELERSGGRYGLQTMCEGGGVANVTIIERL, from the coding sequence ATGCCTGAAGCCTATATCGTCGACGCGATCCGAACGCCAGTCGGAAAGCGCCGCGGTTCCTTGTCACAGATTCACGGCGCCGATCTGGGCGCACACATCATCAAGGCCCTGGTCGACAGGCACGGCATTCCCGCCGAGGACTACGACGATGTGGTGTTCGGCTGCCTCGACGCGATCGGTCCCTTGGCCGGCAACATCGCGCGCACCTGCTGGCTCGCCGCCGGACTGCCGCTGACGGTGCCGGGCGTGACCGTGGACCGCCAGTGCGGTTCCTCGCAGCAGGCCCTGCATTTCGCGGCGCAGGGCGTGATGAGCGGAACGCAGGACGTGGTCATCGCCGGTGGCGTGCAGACCATGAGCCAGATTCCGATCTCCTCGGCCATGATCGCCGCCCAGCCGCTGGGCTTCGACGACCCGTTCTCCGGATCCAAGGGTTGGGTCGAACGCTTCGGGCCGGAACTGGTCACCCAGTTTCGCGGCGCCGAGATGATCGCGGACAAGTGGGACATCTCACGCGAAGCGATGGAGCAGTTCTCGCTCGAAAGCCATCGCCGCGCGCGGGCCGCCATCGCCGAAGGCCGGTTCAAGAACGAAATCGTGCCGCTTGCGGGTCTCGATCACGACGAAACCACGCGCGAGACCTCGCTGGAAAAGATGGCGACACTCGAACCCTTGTCGCCCGGCGGCCGCTTGACGGCGGCGGTCTCCAGTCAGACCTGTGACGGCGCCTCGGCGCTGCTGGTGGTGTCCGAGACCGCGCTGAAGCGCTATGGACTGACGCCGCGCGCCCGCGTCCATCACATGAGCGTGCTCGGCGACGATCCGATCATGATGCTGACGGCCCCGATTCCGGCCACGCGTCACGCGCTGAAGAAGGCCGGCATGCGCATGGCCGATATCGACCGGGTCGAGATCAACGAGGCCTTCGCGCCGGTGGTGCTGGCCTGGCTCAAGGAGATCGACTATCCGCACGAGCGGACCAACGTCAATGGTGGCGCGATCGCGCTCGGTCACCCGCTGGGCGCCACCGGCGCCAAGCTGATGGCAACGCTGCTCAACGAACTGGAACGCAGCGGTGGCCGCTATGGCCTGCAGACCATGTGCGAGGGCGGCGGCGTGGCCAACGTGACGATCATCGAACGGCTTTGA
- the pncA gene encoding bifunctional nicotinamidase/pyrazinamidase yields MNLANKTAILVIDVQNDFCPGGALAVNDGDLVVPVINRLLPAFDVCVFTQDWHPHDHQSFAVNHGDCEPFSTIDMPYGTQVLWPMHCVQDTDGADFHEDLDIDKAQMIVRKGFRPHIDSYSAFFENDRRTSTGLHGYLHERGVDSIVLTGLATDYCVGDSALDAARLGYEVTLIEDACRAIDLEGSLATAIRRMREAGVKFAHSETL; encoded by the coding sequence ATGAATCTGGCGAACAAGACCGCGATCCTGGTCATCGACGTACAGAACGATTTCTGTCCCGGCGGCGCCTTGGCCGTGAACGACGGCGACCTCGTGGTGCCCGTCATCAATCGACTGCTGCCAGCCTTCGACGTCTGCGTGTTCACCCAGGACTGGCACCCACACGATCACCAGTCATTCGCAGTCAATCATGGAGATTGCGAACCATTTTCCACCATAGACATGCCATACGGCACCCAGGTGCTGTGGCCGATGCACTGCGTGCAGGACACGGACGGCGCCGACTTTCACGAAGACCTCGATATCGACAAAGCGCAAATGATCGTGCGCAAGGGCTTTCGTCCGCACATCGATTCGTATTCCGCGTTCTTCGAGAACGATCGCCGGACGTCCACCGGCCTGCACGGGTACCTGCACGAGCGCGGCGTCGATTCGATCGTCCTGACCGGGCTGGCCACCGACTACTGCGTCGGCGATTCCGCTCTTGACGCAGCGCGCCTGGGTTATGAGGTCACGCTAATCGAAGACGCATGTCGCGCCATCGACCTGGAAGGCTCACTGGCCACCGCAATCCGCCGCATGCGGGAGGCCGGAGTGAAGTTCGCTCACAGCGAGACGCTTTGA
- a CDS encoding alkaline phosphatase D family protein, producing the protein MLKTIFAAALAPWNLPSAGAASREVLFTDYPFKLGVASGFPSESGMTLWTRLCPDPMNDGGMGVMQVPMDWEVASDEAFSNVVQRGTWYAMAGLGHSAHVPVTGLEPDRWYFYRFIAGGETSPVGRTRTLPSPGAAMSQLRFGLASCQHFEMGYFSAYRHMQADAPDLVLFVGDYIYEYNAAAGRVRRHAHAEPYSLAEYRARYAQYGVDSDLQTMRQSAPWAMTVDDHEVMNDWADDVGEGLDPSFVARRAAGLQAYFENMPLPMSALLKNGRLALNRSLQAGSLAGFHILDDRQYRSPIACSRPGMGGSVFAAKDQDCPERLDAKRTMLGAVQEDWLDRQLAQSRTRWNFVVQQTLLSPLPSPGTDGPVWSTDGWDGYPAARERLLKTLQKRRPDNPVILGGDIHATVASDVKADFSNPDSRIIASEFAGTSLTSPGMPASVFNPKLEANPHVHYGDCERRGYLLFDLKPDGLDVAVRNTSTIAKRDSDCLTAARFHVEANAPGIRRA; encoded by the coding sequence TTGCTGAAGACGATATTCGCAGCGGCGCTTGCACCTTGGAATCTGCCCAGCGCCGGCGCCGCGAGTCGCGAGGTGTTGTTTACCGACTATCCCTTCAAGTTGGGCGTGGCCTCCGGATTCCCCTCGGAATCCGGCATGACCTTGTGGACGCGGCTGTGCCCGGACCCGATGAATGACGGCGGCATGGGCGTGATGCAGGTGCCGATGGACTGGGAAGTGGCCAGCGACGAGGCCTTCTCGAACGTGGTGCAACGCGGCACCTGGTACGCGATGGCCGGGCTCGGCCACAGTGCCCATGTTCCAGTTACCGGGCTCGAACCGGATCGTTGGTATTTCTACCGTTTCATCGCCGGCGGGGAGACCAGCCCGGTGGGCCGCACGCGCACCCTGCCCTCACCGGGCGCGGCGATGTCGCAACTGCGCTTCGGGCTTGCCTCCTGCCAACACTTCGAGATGGGTTACTTCTCGGCCTACCGGCACATGCAGGCCGATGCCCCCGACCTGGTGCTGTTCGTGGGTGATTACATCTACGAATACAACGCCGCCGCTGGGCGGGTTCGGCGGCACGCGCACGCCGAGCCCTACAGTCTGGCGGAATACCGTGCACGCTACGCCCAGTACGGCGTGGACTCCGACCTGCAGACGATGCGCCAGTCCGCCCCCTGGGCGATGACCGTGGACGACCACGAAGTCATGAACGATTGGGCCGATGATGTAGGCGAAGGCTTGGACCCCAGCTTTGTGGCGCGTCGCGCCGCCGGCTTGCAGGCCTACTTCGAAAACATGCCGTTGCCGATGTCCGCGCTGCTCAAGAACGGACGTCTTGCACTCAATCGCAGTTTGCAGGCCGGCTCGCTCGCCGGCTTTCACATCCTGGACGATCGCCAGTATCGATCGCCGATCGCCTGCTCACGTCCGGGCATGGGCGGCAGTGTGTTCGCCGCCAAGGATCAGGACTGCCCGGAACGGCTCGACGCGAAGCGCACGATGCTGGGTGCGGTCCAGGAGGACTGGCTGGACCGCCAGCTGGCGCAGAGTCGGACGCGCTGGAATTTCGTGGTGCAGCAGACGTTGCTGTCTCCCCTGCCCTCGCCGGGTACGGACGGCCCTGTCTGGTCCACGGACGGCTGGGACGGCTACCCGGCCGCGCGCGAACGCCTGCTGAAAACCCTGCAGAAGCGCAGGCCGGACAATCCGGTGATTCTGGGTGGCGACATCCACGCCACGGTCGCCTCGGACGTCAAAGCCGACTTCAGCAATCCGGACTCGCGGATCATCGCCAGTGAGTTCGCTGGCACCTCGCTGACCTCACCGGGCATGCCGGCGTCGGTGTTCAATCCCAAACTAGAAGCCAACCCGCATGTGCACTACGGCGATTGCGAACGCCGTGGCTATCTGCTGTTCGACCTCAAACCCGACGGTCTCGACGTGGCCGTGCGCAATACCAGCACGATCGCCAAGCGCGACAGCGACTGTCTCACCGCAGCACGCTTTCATGTGGAGGCCAACGCGCCGGGAATCCGGCGCGCCTGA